The stretch of DNA GCGCGCAAGCGATGGCCGCCTGCCCCAGCGACAGTCCGCCGTCGTTTGCGGGCACTTTTCGATGACTGAGCACTTTGAACCCCGCCGCCCGCAGAGGCCCGGCGACCTGTTCCAGCAAGGTCTTGTTCTGAAATACGCCGCCGGTCAACGCCACCGTATCGAATCGGGCTTCGTTACGCAGCGCGCGGACCATTTCGACGATCGCGCGCGCAAGCCCCAGATGAAAACGCGCGGCCATGATCGAACGCAGCGTGCCATGCGCCAGATCATGCAGCAGGGCGCGCCACATCGGCGCGCAGTCCAGCGTAGAGAGCGGAGCCTGCGGGGCAGGCAAAGGCTCACCGGTCGTCCCCTCCCATCCCCGGATCAAGTCCGGGGTAGGCTCTAGTCTTTCCCTGCGGGGGGGGAAGGAACAGGTAATATTGAACGGATATGCGTCACTCGCCTTCTCTAGCGCGTGTTGATCCACTAGCGCCTCCATCTCGATCGCGGCCTGCCCTTCATGGCCGGCTTGCTCGCGAGAGACGCCGATCGCGGCGGCAACTGCGTCGAACAGGCGTCCGCAGGAACTTGCCGCGGGACTGTTGATGTTGTTGACCAACATTGAGTCGAGGATGGCGAGCGGTCTGGTTTGCAGGAAATGGGTCAGTTCCAGATCAGGATAATCGCGCAGGTAATCTGCCCAGCCGATGCTTGCGACGAGATGCGCGTAGGTATTGCGCCACGGCTCATGGATCGCCCGCGTGCCGCCAAGCATCGCCACCGGCGCGAAGGTCGCCAGCCGCTCGAAGCCGGCGTAATCGCTCAACAGAAACTCGCCGCCCCACAGTTCACCGGTGTCACCGTAACCCAGGCCGTCCAGCGCCACACCGAGCACGGGTGCGGTGTTCAGCGCAATCTGGTGTTCTGCCATGCAGCTCGCTACATGCGCGTGGTGGTGTTGAACCTCTATCAGCGTCACGTCCTCCCGTTCTGCCCATTCGCGGCCGAGCTTGGTGGAGAAATATTCCGGGTGCCGATCGACCACCAAGACAGGAGAATCATGTTCGTAAAGCGCGCGATACAACTCGATGTTTTTACGGTAGTCCGCGGACGTGGCCGCGTCTTCCAGGTCGCCCATGTGCTGCGAGAGCACCGCCTGACCGTCCTTGACCAGACAAAAAGTATTTTTCAGTTCACCGCCCAGGGCCAGTATCTCCGGCGCCTGCTCGAAGCCGAGCGGAAGTTGTATCGGCGCGGGCGCGTAACCGCGCGCGCGCCGCAGGATTCGCATTTCGCCATCCATGATTCTCACCACCGAATCGTCCAGCCGATTGACGATTTCGCGATCGTGTGTCAGCAGATAATCCGCGATAGCCCCCAGTTTTTCGCGCGCCGCCTCGTTGTCGATGCTCTGCGGCTCGTTGGATAAATTTCCGCTGGTGAGCACCACGGGCCGCGCGATGCGCGCCAGCAAAAGATGATGCAGCGGCGTATACGGCAACATAAAGCCCAGGCTGCGCTGACCCGGCGCGACCGCCGCGGCCAAGTGCTCGGGTCCGTTGGCGGGGAGAACAACAATCGGCGCGGCCGAGCTTGTTAGCGCGACCGAATCGTCGTGTGTGACGGCGCAATAACGACGTATCACATCGACATCGCGCACCATCAGCGCGAACGGTTTGTGATAACGGCGCTTGCGTTCGCGCAACCGCGCGACGGCGTCCGAATTGCAGGCGTCACACGCGAGGTGAAAGCCGCCGATGCCCTTGATGGCCACGATCGCGCCCGCGAGGATCAGTGCGCCAGCGGCATTGATCGAATCCGCGAGCGGAACCGTCACGTTGCTGTCCGCGTGCTTCAGCCGCACGCGCGGCCCGCATGCGGGGCAGGCGTTGGGCTGCGCGTGAAAGCGCCGGTCGGCGGGATCGTCGTATTCACGCTGACACTCGGCGCACATGACGAATCGGGCCATGCTGGTGTTGGCGCGATCATAGGGAATCGCGCGCACGATGGAGAGCCGCGGGCCGCAGTGCGTGCAGTTGGTGAAGGGATAACGATAGTGGCGGCTCGCCGGATCGAAGACCTCAGCCGCGCAGTGCGGACAGGTAGCCGCATCCGGCACCACGCCGGTGTGCACTTCTCCCGCCTGGCTTGCGACGATACGAAAGTGGGCGGCTGGCGCGCCATCCGCGATGACTACGCTTTCAATCGTATCGATGCGCGCCAGCGGCGGCGCTTCGCTTTGTAGACGCCGGATAAATTTGTCCAGCCCCATTGCATCGCCCCATACCCGGATCAGCACGCCTTGCGTATCGTTGGCAACCTCGCCGGTGAGCCCGCATTCGCGCGCCAGACGCCACACGGCAGGCCGGAAACCGACGCCCTGTACGAGGCCGCGCACCCGCACCTCCCTGCCTTCCCGGCGCGCAACTAGCAGCGCGACACTCACGGCGGCTGGCCCCGATGGATAATCATCCCGGTATCCCTACATTTTGAGGATGCGCAGGTAACGCTGCATTTCCGGGAGGCTGGCTACGAGGAAGCCCACACACGTCAATACGATGAGCGCGAAGACGATTATTCCAAATATGGCAAATCCGGTCATGTTGCATCTCCTGCCCTTTGCGGGGCTGCCATTGTTAATCCTGGGACGATCGATTTTTGTGTAGAAGTTCCCGGATGCCCCGCAAGCCACTCATCTATTAGCGAGTCGACCACACTCACAGCCGCATCAACGGCGGCCACGACCGGATCGGTAAGTCCCATCCTGCCTTCCCATTCGCCGCCGAAGTCGCCGGGCTCGCAGCCCACCAGCACGATCCTGTGGCAGCGCCCGTCCATCGCTGCGACCATGCGCAGAACCTTGGTGGGATCAAGTTCGTGGGGGTTGAGCATCAGGTCTAGCGGATCCAAGCCTTCGCCGGCTACAGGCAACTCGGGTTCGATGACGTAGAGGGTGCCGGGCGCGCCCGCGTGCTGATAGGTGTCGATCAGCACCGCGGCGTCGTATTGATCCAGCAGCGCATAGATGAGATCGATACCGTTGATGCCAAAATCCACCACGTCTACCTGCGTCGGCCACGCACGGTCGGCCAGCCGCTTTACGACCTCGACGCCAAAAGCGTCGTCGCCCTTGAACACGTTGCCGAGCCCCGCGATCAACCAACGCTTCATGCGCTAGCTCCTTGCGTCGTGCTCGCTGCCACAAGCGGTTCGATTTCCTGGGTCGAAAAGAAAAACCGGTGTCCCGGCATGCGTTCCAGGCCTAAGTCCCGGCCCGGATCGTCATCCACCGCCACGGCCACATGCACCTTGCCCTCGAAGTCGCGCTCGATAGCCTCAATCACCGCGACCTTGCCGGCCAGCACTATATCCATAATATCGGCGCCGCCTTTGGGGTGCAGCCGCACCTTGTCGCCGACGCGCAGTTCGACACCGCTAACACGCAGAAACGCAAGTTGCGGCTTCGCGTCCCAGGCATCGAATGGATTGCTCGGTTTATCATTCGCCGCGGGCCGCAGTTGCCGTAAGCTGCCGTGCAGTTTGTTGAGCTGCTCCGCGGTCAGACTCTCCGTGCGCCCCAGCAGCTGTTGGGCGCGTGGGTCCGTGGCGGCCATCTCGCGCTTCTCGTCATCGGTCATGGCGAGGATACGTAAGGAAAGAATCTCGTCGATTTCGGTGCCGTCGAACAAATCGCCCGGGCTTTCCGGTGCAATCTCCGGATAGTCATAAAGAATAATCGGTGACGAAAGCATCGTATCGCGGCTGCCTTCTTCACCGACCAGTACGGGATAAGCGCCGACGTTGTCGCAGGCGCTCGATGCCGCGCGCAGGTGTTCCGGCGGGTCAATCGAAGAGATGAACGCACCACACTCGACGCCAAGGATCGTGTGCGTCGAGGTCAGCGCGTACAACTGCACGTGGTTGCGATGCATATCCTGCGCGGGCGCAAAAGGTGTCCGATTCACGATGCCGACCGTGAGTCGATAAACATCGCTCGCGATACGTTCCGCCGCCAGGGTGAGCGTGCCTTCAAGCGCCATCTGCGTGCGTATCAACACGCCGGCGACCAGTCCATTATGCGCGTGCAACGCCTCCACTTCGCGCGCACCGGGGTAACCAAAATCGCATATTCTGGATTTTGCAGCGAGGTCATCCAGCCGCACCGGTGTCGCTGTCACCTCGCGTTCGATCGCCTCCTGCCACGAATAAAAATGCTTGCCGCCGACT from Gammaproteobacteria bacterium encodes:
- the hypF gene encoding carbamoyltransferase HypF; amino-acid sequence: MLVARREGREVRVRGLVQGVGFRPAVWRLARECGLTGEVANDTQGVLIRVWGDAMGLDKFIRRLQSEAPPLARIDTIESVVIADGAPAAHFRIVASQAGEVHTGVVPDAATCPHCAAEVFDPASRHYRYPFTNCTHCGPRLSIVRAIPYDRANTSMARFVMCAECQREYDDPADRRFHAQPNACPACGPRVRLKHADSNVTVPLADSINAAGALILAGAIVAIKGIGGFHLACDACNSDAVARLRERKRRYHKPFALMVRDVDVIRRYCAVTHDDSVALTSSAAPIVVLPANGPEHLAAAVAPGQRSLGFMLPYTPLHHLLLARIARPVVLTSGNLSNEPQSIDNEAAREKLGAIADYLLTHDREIVNRLDDSVVRIMDGEMRILRRARGYAPAPIQLPLGFEQAPEILALGGELKNTFCLVKDGQAVLSQHMGDLEDAATSADYRKNIELYRALYEHDSPVLVVDRHPEYFSTKLGREWAEREDVTLIEVQHHHAHVASCMAEHQIALNTAPVLGVALDGLGYGDTGELWGGEFLLSDYAGFERLATFAPVAMLGGTRAIHEPWRNTYAHLVASIGWADYLRDYPDLELTHFLQTRPLAILDSMLVNNINSPAASSCGRLFDAVAAAIGVSREQAGHEGQAAIEMEALVDQHALEKASDAYPFNITCSFPPRRERLEPTPDLIRGWEGTTGEPLPAPQAPLSTLDCAPMWRALLHDLAHGTLRSIMAARFHLGLARAIVEMVRALRNEARFDTVALTGGVFQNKTLLEQVAGPLRAAGFKVLSHRKVPANDGGLSLGQAAIACARVLKADKSARRTGRLVSSESRIEEQASV
- a CDS encoding hydrogenase maturation protease — its product is MKRWLIAGLGNVFKGDDAFGVEVVKRLADRAWPTQVDVVDFGINGIDLIYALLDQYDAAVLIDTYQHAGAPGTLYVIEPELPVAGEGLDPLDLMLNPHELDPTKVLRMVAAMDGRCHRIVLVGCEPGDFGGEWEGRMGLTDPVVAAVDAAVSVVDSLIDEWLAGHPGTSTQKSIVPGLTMAAPQRAGDAT